Proteins encoded together in one Kingella oralis window:
- a CDS encoding TOBE domain-containing protein yields MKSSARNQLTGTIHRIEDFSGCLSIAVQCGSHLVYSHISPLAYRSLKPQIGQTAVVLFKANAITLFTEIHPLRLSAENSLEARVEAIEQGAVNNIVRLRTDDGFTLAAAITLNSSESLDIRAGQRITAVFLASQTMLAIL; encoded by the coding sequence ATGAAAAGCAGCGCACGCAACCAACTCACCGGCACCATCCACCGCATAGAAGACTTTTCAGGCTGCCTCAGCATCGCCGTGCAATGTGGCAGCCATCTAGTGTACAGCCACATCAGCCCGCTCGCCTACCGCAGCCTGAAACCCCAAATCGGGCAAACCGCCGTGGTGCTGTTTAAAGCCAACGCCATCACCCTGTTCACCGAAATCCACCCGCTGCGCCTTTCCGCCGAAAACAGCCTAGAAGCCCGCGTAGAAGCCATAGAACAAGGCGCAGTAAACAACATCGTGCGCCTGCGCACCGACGACGGCTTCACCCTCGCCGCCGCCATCACGCTCAACAGCAGCGAAAGCCTAGACATCCGCGCAGGGCAACGCATCACCGCCGTGTTTTTAGCCAGCCAAACCATGCTCGCGATTTTGTAA
- the rlmD gene encoding 23S rRNA (uracil(1939)-C(5))-methyltransferase RlmD produces the protein MNPAYITSLDYESRGVAKLNGKTIFVNNALPQEIAQIRITQDKAHFAEAQVEQIVQPSPYRRAPACPHYGDCGGCTMQHVEFTAQVAMKQRVFEEQLQRIGKVQPESLLPPVYGTPWHYRSRTRLAVHTSANGKVVLGYQAKRSHKIVGINQCLLLPEHVSGCLGIIHDALQDMVNVQPKVGIRSVEISVGEGVTAVNIVSQKRQPENVLCALSGCLNRGAGGKTVWQVWQQIGNAKPQAVSPHDAPPLVFRLPEFGLTMPFQLGDFTQINLPLNEIMVARAVRYLDPQPHERIADLFCGLGNFTLPLAKRAAEVVGIEGSAALTQRAVANARANGLPNAQFASADLFAATPETLAALGRFDKMLLDPPRAGAFAVVQALHAPYLPQRIVYISCNPATLARDAAVLASKGYRFATAGMMNLFPQTSHVEAIGVFERV, from the coding sequence ATGAACCCTGCCTACATCACTTCTTTAGATTATGAATCGCGCGGCGTTGCCAAGCTCAACGGAAAAACCATCTTTGTAAACAACGCGCTGCCGCAAGAAATCGCGCAAATTCGCATCACGCAAGATAAAGCCCATTTTGCCGAAGCACAAGTTGAGCAAATTGTCCAGCCATCGCCCTATCGGCGCGCGCCCGCTTGCCCGCATTATGGCGACTGCGGCGGCTGCACGATGCAACACGTTGAATTTACGGCGCAAGTTGCCATGAAGCAGCGCGTGTTTGAAGAGCAGTTGCAGCGCATTGGCAAGGTGCAGCCTGAAAGCCTGTTGCCGCCTGTTTACGGCACGCCGTGGCATTACCGCAGCCGCACGCGTTTGGCGGTGCACACCAGCGCGAACGGCAAGGTGGTTTTGGGCTACCAAGCCAAGCGCAGCCACAAAATTGTGGGCATCAACCAATGTTTGCTGCTGCCCGAGCACGTTTCAGGCTGCCTCGGCATCATCCACGATGCGCTGCAAGATATGGTGAATGTGCAGCCAAAAGTAGGCATTCGCAGCGTGGAAATCAGTGTGGGCGAGGGGGTTACGGCGGTGAACATCGTCAGCCAAAAAAGGCAGCCTGAAAACGTGTTGTGCGCGCTTTCAGGCTGCCTCAATCGCGGCGCGGGCGGTAAAACAGTTTGGCAAGTGTGGCAACAAATAGGCAACGCGAAACCGCAAGCCGTGTCGCCGCACGATGCGCCGCCGCTGGTTTTCAGGCTGCCTGAGTTTGGCTTGACCATGCCGTTTCAGCTGGGCGATTTCACCCAAATCAACCTGCCGCTCAACGAGATTATGGTGGCGCGCGCGGTGCGTTATCTTGACCCGCAGCCGCACGAGCGCATCGCCGATTTGTTCTGCGGGCTGGGCAATTTCACGCTGCCGCTGGCAAAGCGCGCTGCCGAAGTAGTCGGCATTGAAGGCAGCGCCGCCCTCACGCAACGCGCTGTTGCCAACGCCCGCGCAAACGGCTTGCCGAACGCGCAATTTGCCAGCGCCGATTTGTTCGCCGCCACGCCCGAAACCCTCGCCGCGCTGGGGCGGTTTGACAAAATGCTGCTGGACCCGCCGCGCGCGGGCGCGTTTGCCGTGGTGCAAGCCTTGCACGCGCCGTATTTGCCGCAGCGCATTGTGTATATTTCGTGCAACCCCGCCACGCTGGCGCGGGATGCGGCGGTGTTGGCGAGCAAAGGCTATCGCTTTGCCACGGCGGGGATGATGAATTTGTTTCCGCAAACCAGCCATGTGGAAGCGATTGGCGTGTTTGAACGGGTGTAG
- a CDS encoding L,D-transpeptidase, with product MNKYALLSLGAVALASPAFAAQTIPVPDVAPAAAGYQVVINIPQQRLFLFKDGSLKKVYPVGVGKAMSQTNIGEHKIGAKAFNPTWHIPLSIQKERGDGVKSVPPGPKNPLGPVFVRLGNPKLGLGIHGTSNPASVPGVVSHGCVRMKSPDALEFAKTIHTGSPATVSYERIALNQDDAGNLWLAVFRDPYKKGALKTSTLKQSIAAWGEANGRTVSTAKIDAVIKAQAAKPVCLTCSAKGARIQGSLASIAWKSGSADLTEPYGGMSVRPDEQQDEVLPEGSEIEIDASDNEKINNFKGTSVFDDVGAVSLKALEQ from the coding sequence ATGAATAAATACGCTTTACTGAGCTTGGGCGCGGTGGCGCTCGCTTCTCCCGCTTTCGCGGCGCAAACCATTCCCGTGCCCGATGTCGCGCCTGCCGCAGCGGGCTATCAAGTGGTGATTAACATCCCGCAGCAACGCCTGTTTTTGTTTAAAGACGGCAGCCTGAAAAAGGTTTATCCGGTGGGCGTGGGCAAAGCGATGTCGCAAACCAATATTGGCGAACACAAAATCGGCGCGAAAGCGTTTAACCCCACTTGGCACATCCCGCTGTCCATCCAAAAAGAACGCGGCGACGGGGTGAAATCGGTGCCGCCCGGCCCGAAAAACCCGCTGGGCCCTGTGTTTGTGCGCTTGGGCAATCCCAAGCTGGGCTTGGGCATCCACGGCACCAGCAATCCCGCCAGCGTGCCAGGGGTGGTGAGCCACGGCTGCGTGCGCATGAAATCGCCCGACGCGCTGGAATTCGCCAAAACCATCCACACCGGCTCGCCCGCCACGGTGAGCTACGAGCGCATCGCGCTGAACCAAGACGACGCGGGCAATTTGTGGCTGGCGGTGTTCCGCGACCCGTATAAAAAAGGCGCGTTGAAAACCAGCACGCTAAAACAAAGCATCGCCGCTTGGGGCGAGGCAAACGGGCGCACCGTCAGCACCGCCAAAATCGACGCGGTGATTAAGGCGCAGGCGGCGAAACCCGTTTGCCTGACTTGCTCGGCAAAAGGCGCGCGCATTCAGGGCAGCCTGGCTTCTATCGCGTGGAAAAGCGGCTCGGCTGATTTAACTGAGCCTTATGGTGGTATGTCGGTGCGCCCTGACGAGCAGCAGGATGAAGTGTTGCCAGAGGGCAGCGAAATTGAAATTGACGCTTCGGATAACGAGAAAATCAACAATTTCAAAGGGACATCGGTGTTTGACGATGTGGGCGCGGTTTCTTTGAAGGCGCTGGAACAATAA
- a CDS encoding MATE family efflux transporter translates to MLFDLTRYSPADFKHETRQLLALAIPMMLGQIATVAIGVVDTAMSGAAGKDDLTAVALGSSVFSTLFITFMGIMAALNPIIAQQHGAGGTHEVGETGRQGVWFGLLLGILGMAVLFALIIPLQNYLDMSAHIKTMFARYLGIVALGLPAALIYRALHAYASSLNKPQPIMWINWAALLLNIPLNYLFIFGAEGTADLAERFQAAPALIAWLRQLPVPALGGVGAGVATTIVFWFSTFALAVYIAKSQDLRRFGFTQRFCLPNWRTQKNIANLGWAIGLSYFLEASLFTFIVWLIADLGENHVAAQQIVLSLSSVIYMIPQAIGSAATVRIGYAIGRKQFARARYISGVAIVCGWILGACTLVALLVFRLPLAKIYTQDAAVLTLAASLIVFAGVFQVFDFTQCIASYALRGYKITRVPMIIHAVAFWCLGLVLGYILAHAAHMGIYGFWTALIISLASAAAALVWYLEQRSRLAKHDRKA, encoded by the coding sequence ATGCTTTTTGACCTCACCCGCTATTCCCCCGCCGATTTCAAACATGAAACCCGCCAGTTGCTCGCCCTCGCCATCCCCATGATGCTCGGGCAAATCGCCACCGTTGCCATCGGCGTGGTGGACACCGCCATGTCGGGCGCGGCGGGCAAAGACGACCTCACCGCCGTGGCGCTGGGTAGCTCGGTGTTCTCCACCCTGTTCATCACCTTTATGGGCATTATGGCGGCGCTCAACCCCATCATCGCCCAGCAGCACGGTGCGGGCGGCACGCACGAAGTCGGCGAAACGGGGCGGCAAGGCGTGTGGTTCGGGCTGCTGCTGGGCATTCTTGGCATGGCGGTTTTGTTCGCGCTCATCATCCCGCTGCAAAACTATCTGGACATGAGCGCACACATCAAAACCATGTTCGCCCGATACCTCGGCATCGTCGCGCTCGGGCTGCCCGCCGCGCTAATCTACCGCGCCCTGCACGCCTACGCATCCAGCCTGAACAAACCGCAGCCCATCATGTGGATTAACTGGGCGGCGCTGCTGCTCAACATCCCTTTAAACTACCTGTTCATTTTCGGCGCGGAAGGCACCGCCGACCTCGCCGAGCGTTTTCAGGCTGCCCCTGCGCTCATTGCATGGCTGCGGCAGCTGCCTGTTCCCGCGCTCGGCGGCGTGGGCGCAGGCGTGGCCACCACCATCGTGTTTTGGTTCAGCACCTTCGCGCTTGCCGTGTACATCGCCAAAAGCCAAGACCTGCGCCGCTTCGGCTTCACCCAACGCTTTTGCCTTCCCAATTGGCGTACGCAAAAAAACATCGCCAATCTGGGCTGGGCGATTGGGCTGTCGTATTTTTTGGAAGCTAGCTTGTTCACCTTTATCGTGTGGCTGATTGCCGATTTGGGCGAAAACCACGTTGCCGCGCAGCAAATCGTGCTGAGTTTGAGCAGCGTGATTTACATGATTCCGCAAGCCATCGGCTCCGCCGCCACCGTGCGCATCGGCTATGCCATCGGGCGCAAACAGTTTGCCCGCGCCCGTTATATTTCGGGCGTTGCCATTGTGTGCGGCTGGATTTTGGGCGCGTGCACCCTCGTTGCCCTGCTGGTTTTCAGGCTGCCTTTGGCGAAAATCTACACCCAAGATGCCGCCGTGCTCACGCTCGCCGCCAGCCTGATTGTGTTTGCCGGCGTGTTCCAAGTGTTTGATTTCACCCAATGCATCGCTTCCTACGCCCTGCGCGGTTACAAAATCACCCGCGTGCCGATGATTATCCACGCCGTCGCCTTCTGGTGCTTGGGGCTGGTTTTGGGCTACATCCTCGCCCACGCCGCTCACATGGGCATTTACGGCTTTTGGACGGCGCTCATCATCTCCCTCGCCAGCGCCGCCGCCGCTCTGGTATGGTATTTGGAACAACGCAGCCGCTTGGCAAAACACGATCGGAAAGCATGA
- the leuB gene encoding 3-isopropylmalate dehydrogenase — MTAKIAILRGDGIGPEIIAQAVRVLDKLIEQGLDAQYQYAPLGGEAYDQYGAPYPEFTQNLCRAADAVLLGAVGSPQYDTLERPLRPERGLLAIRKDLNLFANLRPAVLYKELANASTLKPEVVAGLDILIVRELTGDIYFGEPRGIRTLENGEREGFNTMRYSESEIHRIAHVAFQAAQKRNKKVCSVGKANVLETTELWREIFDEVGKQYPDVELSHMYVDNAAMQLVRAPKQFDVIATGNIFGDILSDQASMLTGSIGMLPSASLDENGKGLYEPSHGSAPDIAGQNQANPLATILSLAMLLRYSLNDEARAVQVETAVQRVLEQGYRTGDIFEAGAKRVSCSEMGDAVLAAL; from the coding sequence ATGACAGCAAAAATCGCCATCCTACGCGGCGACGGCATCGGCCCCGAAATCATCGCCCAAGCCGTGCGCGTGTTAGATAAACTCATCGAGCAAGGGCTGGACGCGCAATACCAATACGCCCCGCTCGGCGGCGAAGCCTACGACCAATACGGCGCGCCCTATCCCGAGTTCACGCAAAACCTGTGCCGCGCCGCCGATGCCGTGCTGCTGGGCGCAGTCGGCTCGCCGCAATACGACACGCTGGAACGCCCGCTGCGCCCCGAACGCGGGCTGCTCGCCATCCGCAAAGACCTCAACCTCTTCGCCAACCTGCGTCCCGCCGTGTTGTACAAAGAACTCGCCAACGCCTCCACGCTCAAACCCGAAGTCGTCGCAGGGCTGGACATCCTCATCGTGCGCGAGCTCACGGGCGACATCTACTTCGGCGAACCGCGCGGCATCCGCACGCTGGAAAACGGCGAGCGCGAAGGCTTCAACACCATGCGGTACAGCGAAAGCGAAATCCACCGCATCGCCCACGTTGCCTTTCAGGCTGCCCAAAAGCGCAACAAAAAAGTCTGCTCCGTAGGCAAAGCCAACGTGCTGGAAACCACCGAACTGTGGCGCGAAATCTTTGACGAAGTGGGCAAACAATACCCCGATGTGGAACTCTCGCACATGTATGTGGACAACGCCGCCATGCAGCTGGTGCGCGCGCCCAAACAGTTTGACGTCATCGCCACGGGCAATATCTTCGGCGACATTTTGAGCGACCAAGCATCCATGCTCACCGGCTCCATCGGCATGCTGCCCTCCGCCTCGCTGGATGAAAACGGCAAAGGGCTGTACGAACCCTCGCACGGCTCCGCGCCCGACATCGCAGGGCAAAACCAAGCCAACCCGCTGGCGACCATCCTGTCGCTCGCCATGCTGCTGCGTTACAGCCTGAACGACGAAGCGCGCGCCGTGCAAGTGGAAACCGCCGTGCAGCGCGTGCTGGAACAAGGCTACCGCACCGGCGATATTTTTGAAGCAGGCGCAAAACGGGTGTCGTGCAGCGAAATGGGCGATGCCGTGTTAGCCGCGTTGTAA
- a CDS encoding prephenate dehydrogenase, which yields MTLNQITLIGVGLIGGSFVLDLKRQRLVRTVIGIDTRPANLERALERRVIDTAASQITPQAVRNSDLVLIATPVAALPAICQALAPLLSARTIVSDVGSTKQSALAAFAQHLPQHYPRCVAGHPIAGSDRSGALAARFGLYQGKKLILCPHEQQDSGSLNTVAALWQSIGAQVHQMTAAEHDRIFAAVSHFPHLLAFAYVHQMLDHPQGARYLQFAGSGFRDFTRIAASSPEMWRDIALANRDSLLQLIGEQKQQLDKLERSLKNRNAQELHDYFQAAQQLREEWGDTH from the coding sequence ATGACACTCAACCAAATCACCCTAATCGGCGTAGGACTAATCGGCGGCTCGTTTGTGCTGGATTTGAAACGCCAACGCCTTGTCCGCACCGTTATCGGCATCGACACCCGCCCCGCCAATCTGGAACGCGCCCTCGAACGCCGTGTGATAGACACCGCCGCCAGCCAAATCACCCCGCAAGCCGTCCGCAACAGCGATTTGGTGCTCATCGCTACTCCCGTTGCCGCGCTGCCCGCCATCTGCCAAGCCCTCGCCCCGCTGTTATCCGCCCGCACCATCGTCAGTGACGTGGGCAGCACCAAGCAATCCGCCCTCGCCGCCTTTGCCCAGCACCTGCCGCAGCACTATCCCCGCTGCGTCGCCGGCCATCCCATCGCCGGCTCAGACCGCAGCGGCGCGCTGGCGGCGCGGTTCGGGCTATACCAAGGCAAAAAGCTCATTCTCTGCCCGCACGAACAACAAGACAGCGGCAGCCTGAACACCGTCGCCGCGCTGTGGCAAAGCATCGGCGCGCAAGTCCACCAAATGACCGCCGCCGAACACGACCGCATCTTCGCCGCCGTGTCGCATTTTCCGCACCTGCTCGCCTTCGCCTATGTGCACCAAATGCTGGACCACCCGCAAGGCGCGCGTTATCTCCAATTCGCAGGCAGCGGCTTTCGCGACTTCACCCGCATCGCCGCCAGCAGCCCCGAAATGTGGCGCGACATCGCCCTTGCCAACCGCGACAGCCTGTTGCAGCTCATCGGCGAACAAAAACAGCAGTTAGACAAATTGGAACGCAGCCTGAAAAACCGCAACGCGCAAGAACTGCACGACTATTTTCAGGCTGCCCAACAGCTGCGCGAAGAATGGGGCGACACGCATTAG
- the aroA gene encoding 3-phosphoshikimate 1-carboxyvinyltransferase, which yields MTESLTLAPRRLKAHNTVALPGSKSISNRTLLLAALADNACEIRSLLKSDDTDRMLEALAALGIKLETTPSGSLKIQGSGGAFPVKHADLFLGNAGTAFRPLTAALAILGGDYHLHGVPRMHERPIGDLVDALRLAGARVDYLGNAGFPPLRIHERADNGMRQIPIKGNVSSQFLTALLIALPLTGEAFEIRVAGELISKPYIDITLNLMKQFGVSVANQSHQVFRLPENARYHAPQVVNVEGDASSASYFLAAGLISGCPVRVTGLGRNAIQGDVAFAHELEKIGGTVQWGDDFIEVSRAAGQAVLPFDLDANHIPDAAMTLAVVALATGAPCRIRNIASWRVKETDRIAAMATELCKLGATVREDPDAIRITPPAALTPNAAIDTYDDHRMAMCFSLVSLMGVPIIINDPKCVGKTFPQYFDVFNALSA from the coding sequence ATGACCGAATCCCTCACACTCGCCCCGCGCCGGCTCAAAGCGCACAACACCGTTGCCCTGCCCGGTTCAAAAAGCATCAGCAACCGCACCTTGCTGCTGGCGGCTTTGGCAGACAACGCCTGCGAAATCCGCTCGCTGCTCAAATCAGACGACACCGACCGCATGCTGGAAGCCCTTGCCGCATTGGGCATCAAGCTGGAAACCACGCCATCAGGCAGCCTGAAAATCCAAGGCAGCGGCGGCGCATTCCCTGTAAAACACGCCGATTTGTTTTTGGGTAACGCGGGCACGGCGTTTCGCCCGCTTACCGCCGCGCTGGCGATTTTGGGCGGCGATTATCATCTGCACGGCGTGCCGCGCATGCACGAACGCCCGATTGGCGATTTGGTGGACGCGCTGCGCTTGGCGGGGGCGCGGGTGGATTATTTGGGCAACGCGGGCTTTCCGCCGCTGCGCATCCATGAACGCGCGGATAACGGCATGCGCCAGATTCCGATTAAGGGCAATGTGTCCAGCCAATTTCTCACCGCGCTGCTGATAGCGTTGCCGCTCACGGGCGAGGCATTTGAAATCCGCGTGGCAGGCGAGCTGATTTCCAAGCCGTATATTGATATAACCTTGAATTTAATGAAACAATTTGGCGTGAGCGTGGCAAATCAGTCGCATCAGGTTTTCAGGCTGCCTGAAAACGCGCGTTACCATGCGCCACAGGTGGTGAACGTGGAAGGCGATGCGTCCAGCGCGAGCTATTTTTTGGCGGCGGGCTTGATTTCAGGCTGCCCCGTGCGCGTAACAGGCTTGGGGCGGAACGCGATTCAGGGCGACGTGGCGTTTGCGCACGAACTGGAAAAAATCGGCGGGACGGTGCAATGGGGCGACGATTTTATTGAAGTTTCCCGCGCGGCGGGGCAAGCCGTGTTGCCGTTTGACTTGGATGCCAACCACATCCCCGATGCCGCGATGACGCTGGCGGTGGTGGCGCTGGCAACGGGCGCGCCCTGCCGCATCCGCAACATCGCCTCTTGGCGCGTGAAAGAAACCGATCGCATCGCCGCGATGGCAACCGAGTTGTGCAAGCTGGGCGCAACCGTGCGCGAAGACCCCGATGCCATCCGCATCACGCCGCCCGCCGCGCTCACGCCCAACGCCGCGATTGATACGTATGACGACCACCGCATGGCGATGTGTTTCTCGCTGGTGTCGCTGATGGGCGTGCCGATTATCATCAACGACCCCAAATGCGTGGGCAAAACGTTTCCGCAGTATTTTGATGTGTTTAATGCGTTGAGCGCGTAG
- a CDS encoding helix-turn-helix transcriptional regulator, whose protein sequence is MTKSTRLLQLLHILRHRSKRPATAAELAAELGISPRTLYRDIDTLRAQGADIRGEAGIGYQLHSDHSQLPPLMFSQSELEAIIIGIRWAAGHTEPTLAQAAEHALTKIRSVLPPWLSHTAANAQFSISPAPQYSEAEIRALAPIRQALRENRRLIIGYTDQHGNPSRRQIQPIALGYFPEVRLLAAWCEQRQDFRHFRCDRIQSIALGSPSSTPHELLLRQWQQRENIRAKDC, encoded by the coding sequence ATGACCAAATCCACCCGCCTGCTCCAACTGCTCCACATCCTGCGCCACCGCAGCAAACGCCCCGCCACCGCCGCCGAGCTTGCCGCCGAGCTGGGCATCAGCCCGCGCACGCTCTACCGTGACATCGACACCCTGCGCGCGCAAGGCGCAGACATTCGCGGCGAAGCAGGCATCGGCTACCAGCTGCACAGCGACCACAGCCAACTGCCGCCGCTGATGTTCAGCCAAAGCGAGCTGGAAGCCATCATCATCGGCATACGCTGGGCAGCGGGGCACACCGAGCCGACCCTCGCCCAAGCTGCCGAACACGCGCTCACCAAAATCCGCAGCGTGCTGCCGCCGTGGCTGTCCCACACCGCCGCCAACGCGCAGTTTTCCATCAGCCCCGCGCCGCAATACAGCGAAGCAGAAATCCGCGCCCTTGCCCCCATCCGCCAAGCCCTGCGCGAAAACCGCCGCCTCATCATCGGCTACACCGACCAACACGGCAACCCCAGCCGCCGCCAAATCCAGCCCATCGCGCTGGGCTATTTCCCCGAAGTGCGCCTGCTGGCCGCATGGTGCGAGCAACGGCAAGACTTCCGCCATTTCCGCTGCGACCGCATCCAAAGCATCGCCCTTGGCAGCCCCAGCTCCACGCCGCACGAACTCTTGCTGCGCCAATGGCAGCAACGCGAAAACATCCGCGCCAAAGACTGCTGA
- a CDS encoding EVE domain-containing protein encodes MKYWIGTVCQEHVLRGVAGGFCQVCHGKAAPLNRMQRGDWLLYYSPKIRLHGNEKLQAFTAVGQIADDQAYPFQMSADFIPFRRNVAYAEIARDCPLSIARQHREWQRYAGMLRYGHFEISADFFNWIARYMLRQPENASAPNPQQAGLF; translated from the coding sequence ATGAAATACTGGATTGGCACGGTTTGCCAAGAACACGTTTTGCGCGGCGTGGCAGGCGGCTTCTGCCAAGTCTGCCACGGCAAAGCCGCCCCGCTCAACCGCATGCAGCGTGGCGACTGGCTGCTGTATTACAGCCCCAAAATCCGTTTGCACGGCAACGAAAAGCTGCAAGCCTTTACCGCAGTCGGGCAGATTGCCGACGACCAAGCCTACCCGTTTCAAATGAGCGCCGACTTCATCCCCTTTCGCCGCAATGTCGCCTATGCCGAGATTGCGCGCGATTGCCCGCTCAGCATCGCCCGCCAACACCGCGAATGGCAGCGATACGCCGGCATGCTGCGCTACGGGCATTTTGAAATTTCCGCCGATTTTTTCAACTGGATTGCCCGCTATATGCTGCGGCAGCCTGAAAACGCCTCCGCGCCCAATCCGCAGCAAGCCGGTTTGTTTTAA
- the yaaA gene encoding peroxide stress protein YaaA — MYFLLSPAKNLNESHEFTPKFYSTPPLLNHAAELMHTLRQLAPQQIAELMHVSDKIALLNTERNQNWQPPFTPDNAKLALYLFNGDVYDGIAPRSLAEEHISYIHNHVRILSGLYGILRPLDLMQPYRLEMGTALANPRGKNLYEFWGDIITERLNSTLQCAEDNIVINLASQEYFKAIQPKKLNARIITPVFQDEKDGKYKIISFYAKRARGLMVRYAAQHAIENAEQLKNFDLDGYRYNAAASNENEWIFQRRAQERAA; from the coding sequence ATGTATTTCCTGCTTTCCCCCGCCAAAAACCTCAACGAAAGCCACGAATTCACCCCCAAATTCTATTCCACCCCGCCGCTGCTCAACCACGCCGCAGAGCTGATGCACACCCTGCGCCAACTCGCCCCGCAGCAAATCGCCGAGCTGATGCACGTTTCCGACAAAATCGCCCTGCTCAACACCGAGCGCAACCAAAACTGGCAGCCCCCGTTCACGCCCGACAACGCCAAACTCGCCCTCTATCTATTTAACGGCGACGTATACGACGGCATCGCCCCCCGCAGCCTCGCCGAAGAACACATCAGCTACATCCACAACCACGTCCGCATCCTATCAGGGCTATACGGCATCCTGCGCCCGCTGGATTTAATGCAGCCCTACCGCCTAGAAATGGGCACCGCCCTTGCCAACCCGCGCGGCAAAAATCTCTACGAATTTTGGGGCGACATCATCACCGAACGGCTCAACAGCACACTGCAATGCGCCGAAGACAACATCGTTATCAACCTCGCCTCGCAAGAATACTTCAAAGCCATCCAGCCCAAAAAACTCAACGCCCGCATCATCACCCCCGTGTTCCAAGACGAAAAAGACGGCAAATACAAAATCATCAGCTTCTACGCCAAACGCGCCCGTGGCTTAATGGTGCGCTACGCCGCACAACACGCCATAGAAAACGCCGAGCAGCTGAAAAACTTTGACCTGGACGGCTACCGATACAACGCCGCCGCCTCCAACGAAAACGAATGGATATTCCAACGCCGCGCGCAGGAGAGGGCAGCCTGA